One Rosa chinensis cultivar Old Blush chromosome 5, RchiOBHm-V2, whole genome shotgun sequence genomic region harbors:
- the LOC112167361 gene encoding uncharacterized protein LOC112167361 isoform X2: MAPTFIRDIEPFQFIEEMRARVARIWRPKKFDTDIYDGLHYVLIDERGDAIHAIIDESHYPVVTNKMEEGRVYDIFRYHSRENDFPFKVIDHEAHLSFNRMTEFKQVQDSSSSIPRYAFNLLDFSELDDKKEDQIVLIDVYGCVKSIMPESQVFVRNKEKMESKCEITLENLRYIILKHSYNLKTMFSFTNNNNSIVSPKYRREYVRITLWGDNARQFDVQAVQNRSPPILAVFTSLRITEFQQRITLSGTNHTCMIVDPQIPQRQEYRNEQLKKSSKIDQKKQYQN, from the exons ATGGCCCCCACCTTTATCCGTGATATAGAACCTTTTCAATTCATTGAAGAAATGAGAGCTCGGGTAGCAAGGATATGGAGGCCCAAAAAGTTCGATACTGATATCTATGATGGGCTTCATTATGTTCTAATCGATGAAAGG GGCGATGCTATCCATGCTATAATTGATGAATCACATTATCCAGTTGTTAcaaacaaaatggaggaaggcagGGTCTATGACATATTTCGCTACCATTCAAGAGAGAATGACTTTCCATTCAAAGTTATTGATCATGAGGCACACCTCTCTTTTAACCGGATGACAGAGTTCAAACAAGTTCAAGACTCTTCCTCATCGATTCCACGATATGCATTCAACCTCCTTGATTTCAGTGAGTTAGATGACAAAAAAGAAGATCAGATAGTTCTGATAG ATGTTTATGGTTGTGTGAAGTCAATCATGCCAGAGTCCCAGGTCTTTGTgaggaacaaagaaaaaatggaATCAAAGTGTGAAATAACCTTGGAAAATCTCAGGTACATAATCTTGAAACATTCTTATAACTTGAAAACAATGTTTTCTTTCACAAACAATAACAATTCAATTGTTTCACCAAAATACAGGAGAGAGTACGTTAGAATCACTCTGTGGGGCGATAATGCCAGACAATTTGATGTACAAGCTGTTCAAAATCGTTCTCCACCGATCTTAGCAGTATTTACAAGCTTGCGGATTACTGAATTCCAAC AACGAATCACATTGTCTGGAACGAATCATACCTGCATGATTGTAGACCCGCAAATTCCTCAAAGACAAGAATACAGAAATGA GCAACTCAAGAAGAGCTCAAAGATCGACCAAAAAAAACAGTATCAGAATTGA
- the LOC112167361 gene encoding uncharacterized protein LOC112167361 isoform X1, translating to MAPTFIRDIEPFQFIEEMRARVARIWRPKKFDTDIYDGLHYVLIDERGDAIHAIIDESHYPVVTNKMEEGRVYDIFRYHSRENDFPFKVIDHEAHLSFNRMTEFKQVQDSSSSIPRYAFNLLDFSELDDKKEDQIVLIDVYGCVKSIMPESQVFVRNKEKMESKCEITLENLRYIILKHSYNLKTMFSFTNNNNSIVSPKYRREYVRITLWGDNARQFDVQAVQNRSPPILAVFTSLRITEFQQRITLSGTNHTCMIVDPQIPQRQEYRNEFSKPGDKVKILAIPFK from the exons ATGGCCCCCACCTTTATCCGTGATATAGAACCTTTTCAATTCATTGAAGAAATGAGAGCTCGGGTAGCAAGGATATGGAGGCCCAAAAAGTTCGATACTGATATCTATGATGGGCTTCATTATGTTCTAATCGATGAAAGG GGCGATGCTATCCATGCTATAATTGATGAATCACATTATCCAGTTGTTAcaaacaaaatggaggaaggcagGGTCTATGACATATTTCGCTACCATTCAAGAGAGAATGACTTTCCATTCAAAGTTATTGATCATGAGGCACACCTCTCTTTTAACCGGATGACAGAGTTCAAACAAGTTCAAGACTCTTCCTCATCGATTCCACGATATGCATTCAACCTCCTTGATTTCAGTGAGTTAGATGACAAAAAAGAAGATCAGATAGTTCTGATAG ATGTTTATGGTTGTGTGAAGTCAATCATGCCAGAGTCCCAGGTCTTTGTgaggaacaaagaaaaaatggaATCAAAGTGTGAAATAACCTTGGAAAATCTCAGGTACATAATCTTGAAACATTCTTATAACTTGAAAACAATGTTTTCTTTCACAAACAATAACAATTCAATTGTTTCACCAAAATACAGGAGAGAGTACGTTAGAATCACTCTGTGGGGCGATAATGCCAGACAATTTGATGTACAAGCTGTTCAAAATCGTTCTCCACCGATCTTAGCAGTATTTACAAGCTTGCGGATTACTGAATTCCAAC AACGAATCACATTGTCTGGAACGAATCATACCTGCATGATTGTAGACCCGCAAATTCCTCAAAGACAAGAATACAGAAATGA ATTCTCCAAGCCAGGTGACAAAGTAAAGATTCTTGCTATCCCATTTAAATAG
- the LOC112166811 gene encoding uncharacterized protein LOC112166811 isoform X1, whose amino-acid sequence MAAENAKRGIKRFLEPSTGGRIDQEKSEYGHVRPKRLKRMFHREIAGGSNECRNEMQLKGDDENAAEGMAAKDAKKGKKRLSKESTTKRVNQGKTERSHVRSKRLKRMFCRESNEKDNQCQSETEFSGNAENSVQGINEDIFMIENDQRSRLFGQASYQQNRRGLTVKYEDSGDNVYSCNHCDACFWLGEATKRSTSNASIIYTNCCRKGEIKLERSKPTPTFLEHLLNPDNGSESRSFRENIRIYNSMFAFTSMGANIDYKINNGLGPYVFKISGQVHHLMGSLLPSNGESPKYAQLYIYDTKNEVSNRINAIDPNHNNVNIKSNIVEGLIKMFDQNNELVKEFRTIRDRYENGFIPTLNMTILNRQPTDSKQYETPTSEEIGGLIVGEIGQYNANKDLIIESKSGCLQRISKIHPKYMSLQYPILFPYGEDGYKPNLLIEQIPGNSKKKRQRISMRAYIAYQIQDRNNEVKTLLKGGRLFQQFLVDSYATVEEDGLDWIRKNQKNFRSEIYKELCTSATAGINKASNLGQKIILPSSYTGSPRDMINNYQDAMAICR is encoded by the exons ATGGCAGCTGAAAATGCCAAGAGAGGGATAAAGAGGTTCTTAGAACCATCTACCGGTGGCAGAATTGATCAAGAAAAATCTGAATATGGTCATGTGAGACCAAAAAGATTGAAAAGAA TGTTTCATCGAGAAATTGCTGGAGGATCTAATGAATGTCGAAATGAAATGCAATTGAAAGGTGATGATGAAAACGCTGCGGAAG GGATGGCAGCTAAGGATgccaagaaaggaaaaaaaagattgTCAAAAGAATCCACTACTAAGAGAGTAAATCAAGGAAAAACTGAACGTAGTCATGTTAGATCAAAGAGATTGAAAAGAA TGTTTTGCCGAGAGAGTAATGAAAAAGATAATCAATGTCAGAGTGAGACCGAATTCAGTGGTAATGCTGAAAATAGCGTTCAAGGTATAAATGAAGATATATTTATGATTGAAAATG ATCAACGTTCTCGACTATTTGGTCAAGCGTCATATCAACAAAACAGACGAG GGTTAACTGTGAAATACGAAGACTCGGGGGATAATGTGTACTCATGTAACCATTGTGATGCATGCTTTTGGCTTGGAGAAGCTACTAAAAGATCAACTTCAAATGCATCAATTATCTATACAAATTGTTGTAGGAAAGGCGAAATCAAACttgaaagatcaaaaccaaCACCAACTTTCCTCGAGCATTTATTGAATCCAGACAATGGTTCAGAAAGCAGATCATTCAGAGAAAACATAAGAATTTATAATTCAATGTTTGCTTTTACATCAATGGGAGCAAATATtgactacaaaataaataatggTTTAGGTCCTTATGTTTTCAAAATTAGTGGTCAAGTACATCATTTAATGGGTTCTTTATTACCTTCTAATGGAGAATCTCCTAAATATgctcaattatatatatacgatACAAAAAATGAAGTTTCAAATCGCATTAATGCAATTGATCCGAATCACAATAATGTAAATATCAAATCAAATATAGTTGAAGGACTCATTAAAATGTTTGACCAAAATAATGAATTAGTAAAAGAATTTCGAACTATAAGAGATAGATATGAAAATGGTTTCATTCCTACATTAAATATGACTATACTTAATCGTCAACCTACTGATAGCAAACAATATGAAACACCAACCAGTGAAGAAATCGGTGGTTTAATTGTTGGTGAGATTGGACAATATAATGCAAATAAAGATTTAATTATTGAATCAAAAAGTGGTTGTTTACAACGTATTTCTAAAATACATCCAAAATACATGTCATTACAATATCCAATACTTTTTCCATATGGTGAAGATGGATATAAACCGAATTTACTAATAGAGCAAATACCTggaaattctaaaaaaaaaagacaacgaATATCTATGCGAGCATACATTGCGTATCAAATCCAAGACCGAAATAATGAAGTAAAAACTTTATTAAAAGGTGGACGTTTATTTCAACAATTTTTAGTAGATTCTTATGCAACAGTTGAAGAAGACGGTTTAGATTGGATtagaaaaaatcaaaagaatttTCGTAGTGAAATATATAAAGAACTTTGTACTTCAGCTACAGCAGGAATTAATAAAGCATCCAATTTAGGACAAAAAATTATTCTACCGAGTTCTTATACTGGAAGTCCTAGAGATATGATTAATAATTATCAAGATGCTATGGCAATTTGTAGATAA
- the LOC112166811 gene encoding uncharacterized protein LOC112166811 isoform X2 → MAAENAKRGIKRFLEPSTGGRIDQEKSEYGHVRPKRLKRMFHREIAGGSNECRNEMQLKGDDENAAEGMAAKDAKKGKKRLSKESTTKRVNQGKTERSHVRSKRLKRMFCRESNEKDNQCQSETEFSGNAENSVQDQRSRLFGQASYQQNRRGLTVKYEDSGDNVYSCNHCDACFWLGEATKRSTSNASIIYTNCCRKGEIKLERSKPTPTFLEHLLNPDNGSESRSFRENIRIYNSMFAFTSMGANIDYKINNGLGPYVFKISGQVHHLMGSLLPSNGESPKYAQLYIYDTKNEVSNRINAIDPNHNNVNIKSNIVEGLIKMFDQNNELVKEFRTIRDRYENGFIPTLNMTILNRQPTDSKQYETPTSEEIGGLIVGEIGQYNANKDLIIESKSGCLQRISKIHPKYMSLQYPILFPYGEDGYKPNLLIEQIPGNSKKKRQRISMRAYIAYQIQDRNNEVKTLLKGGRLFQQFLVDSYATVEEDGLDWIRKNQKNFRSEIYKELCTSATAGINKASNLGQKIILPSSYTGSPRDMINNYQDAMAICR, encoded by the exons ATGGCAGCTGAAAATGCCAAGAGAGGGATAAAGAGGTTCTTAGAACCATCTACCGGTGGCAGAATTGATCAAGAAAAATCTGAATATGGTCATGTGAGACCAAAAAGATTGAAAAGAA TGTTTCATCGAGAAATTGCTGGAGGATCTAATGAATGTCGAAATGAAATGCAATTGAAAGGTGATGATGAAAACGCTGCGGAAG GGATGGCAGCTAAGGATgccaagaaaggaaaaaaaagattgTCAAAAGAATCCACTACTAAGAGAGTAAATCAAGGAAAAACTGAACGTAGTCATGTTAGATCAAAGAGATTGAAAAGAA TGTTTTGCCGAGAGAGTAATGAAAAAGATAATCAATGTCAGAGTGAGACCGAATTCAGTGGTAATGCTGAAAATAGCGTTCAAG ATCAACGTTCTCGACTATTTGGTCAAGCGTCATATCAACAAAACAGACGAG GGTTAACTGTGAAATACGAAGACTCGGGGGATAATGTGTACTCATGTAACCATTGTGATGCATGCTTTTGGCTTGGAGAAGCTACTAAAAGATCAACTTCAAATGCATCAATTATCTATACAAATTGTTGTAGGAAAGGCGAAATCAAACttgaaagatcaaaaccaaCACCAACTTTCCTCGAGCATTTATTGAATCCAGACAATGGTTCAGAAAGCAGATCATTCAGAGAAAACATAAGAATTTATAATTCAATGTTTGCTTTTACATCAATGGGAGCAAATATtgactacaaaataaataatggTTTAGGTCCTTATGTTTTCAAAATTAGTGGTCAAGTACATCATTTAATGGGTTCTTTATTACCTTCTAATGGAGAATCTCCTAAATATgctcaattatatatatacgatACAAAAAATGAAGTTTCAAATCGCATTAATGCAATTGATCCGAATCACAATAATGTAAATATCAAATCAAATATAGTTGAAGGACTCATTAAAATGTTTGACCAAAATAATGAATTAGTAAAAGAATTTCGAACTATAAGAGATAGATATGAAAATGGTTTCATTCCTACATTAAATATGACTATACTTAATCGTCAACCTACTGATAGCAAACAATATGAAACACCAACCAGTGAAGAAATCGGTGGTTTAATTGTTGGTGAGATTGGACAATATAATGCAAATAAAGATTTAATTATTGAATCAAAAAGTGGTTGTTTACAACGTATTTCTAAAATACATCCAAAATACATGTCATTACAATATCCAATACTTTTTCCATATGGTGAAGATGGATATAAACCGAATTTACTAATAGAGCAAATACCTggaaattctaaaaaaaaaagacaacgaATATCTATGCGAGCATACATTGCGTATCAAATCCAAGACCGAAATAATGAAGTAAAAACTTTATTAAAAGGTGGACGTTTATTTCAACAATTTTTAGTAGATTCTTATGCAACAGTTGAAGAAGACGGTTTAGATTGGATtagaaaaaatcaaaagaatttTCGTAGTGAAATATATAAAGAACTTTGTACTTCAGCTACAGCAGGAATTAATAAAGCATCCAATTTAGGACAAAAAATTATTCTACCGAGTTCTTATACTGGAAGTCCTAGAGATATGATTAATAATTATCAAGATGCTATGGCAATTTGTAGATAA
- the LOC112166811 gene encoding uncharacterized protein LOC112166811 isoform X3, with product MAAENAKRGIKRFLEPSTGGRIDQEKSEYGHVRPKRLKRMFHREIAGGSNECRNEMQLKGDDENAAEGMAAKDAKKGKKRLSKESTTKRVNQGKTERSHVRSKRLKRMFCRESNEKDNQCQSETEFSGNAENSVQGINEDIFMIENGKFFI from the exons ATGGCAGCTGAAAATGCCAAGAGAGGGATAAAGAGGTTCTTAGAACCATCTACCGGTGGCAGAATTGATCAAGAAAAATCTGAATATGGTCATGTGAGACCAAAAAGATTGAAAAGAA TGTTTCATCGAGAAATTGCTGGAGGATCTAATGAATGTCGAAATGAAATGCAATTGAAAGGTGATGATGAAAACGCTGCGGAAG GGATGGCAGCTAAGGATgccaagaaaggaaaaaaaagattgTCAAAAGAATCCACTACTAAGAGAGTAAATCAAGGAAAAACTGAACGTAGTCATGTTAGATCAAAGAGATTGAAAAGAA TGTTTTGCCGAGAGAGTAATGAAAAAGATAATCAATGTCAGAGTGAGACCGAATTCAGTGGTAATGCTGAAAATAGCGTTCAAGGTATAAATGAAGATATATTTATGATTGAAAATGGTAAATTTTTTATATGA
- the LOC112201962 gene encoding uncharacterized protein LOC112201962 has protein sequence MEQNPLQSDGPDGLPVKSTTLITFSRRGRRGNPKAAQQRLEILRKTLNPIPFVPAKNPNLQRHQELLKRLGLWDFLHIQFDPTVRADLIAELIVNYSPQRRCSYVGEVRIRVSPADLGRALKLPVGVKSKKSVVAEAPAAAAAASEESIALVEDLVGNWVFVQEDEMPREVLKDIKEGEFGNVDWAGLIWFMVEKELLKGLQLGDCYYASHLQLLIKSQCESLFSEKGQGSRVEIELKEDGIMGGEDDFQGGRLEEHGIKLCLGEENVEKCYVEQDNVEKVYVEQDNVEKVDDEQENVEKFNNEQEHDVERENVEELDVEQENVEEVDVEQENVEKFNIEQEHVEEVDVEQENVEKFNIEQENVEELDVEQENVEELDVEQENVEKFNIEQENVEELDVEQEHVEELDVEQENVEKVIGERVLVEVEDEDEDVMDVEEFKEEEPTQWLLAGKGNLRGPCLQRCNLHGAEDLGCGDERKNYMELGEEEDDDDDEEEEEDDQEGGFDLSMKGFSLEGLSSGSLMQVMEGGHIPLGSGMPLHDHLATDFPSSRWDLMLPGSSSLSGNGHKREFSHENDNSHHGLDGNKRLRTDGPWHSKMPGDFDVCMEHIQQWMGKMEDIQHWMGKARIMYAAKEQECEDAKMKQQLLLVELQKRDEFIDQLHKARTEDQQKRQTEKYRFEHEVYLMQNLLNGYRKALKATQKAFAEYKARSPQADEPLYRDVPGSGGLVLSTRELEKLRLKQEEEERMRCLVIETKIKDFEAGWISKFEAHHKSVEVVSNRLLGLEKEVKLLNEQLTKQRLSETPEHSK, from the coding sequence ATGGAGCAAAACCCTCTTCAATCCGACGGCCCAGATGGCCTTCCCGTCAAGTCCACGACCCTCATAACCTTCTCCCGCAGAGGCCGAAGGGGGAATCCTAAAGCTGCTCAGCAGAGACTTGAAATCCTcagaaaaaccctaaacccaattcCCTTTGTGCCCGCCAAAAACCCGAACTTGCAGCGCCATCAGGAGCTCCTGAAGCGGCTGGGCCTCTGGGACTTTCTCCACATCCAGTTTGATCCGACTGTTCGGGCTGATCTTATTGCTGAGTTGATCGTTAACTATAGCCCTCAGCGGCGGTGCAGCTACGTCGGTGAGGTCCGGATTAGGGTCAGCCCTGCCGATCTGGGACGCGCATTGAAGCTTCCGGTTGGGGTGAAATCGAAGAAGAGTGTGGTTGCAGAGGctccggcggcggcggcggcggcgtcgGAGGAATCGATAGCTTTGGTTGAGGATTTGGTAGGCAATTGGGTGTTTGTGCAGGAGGATGAGATGCCCAGGGAGGTTTTGAAGGATATCAAAGAAGGGGAGTTTGGGAATGTGGATTGGGCTGGTTTGATTTGGTTCATGGTGGAAAAGGAGTTGCTTAAGGGTCTACAGTTGGGGGATTGTTACTATGCATCGCATTTGCAGTTATTGATAAAATCTCAGTGCGAGAGTTTGTTTTCGGAGAAGGGACAAGGGTCTAGGGTGGAGATTGAGTTGAAGGAGGATGGTATAATGGGTGGGGAGGATGATTTTCAGGGAGGCAGATTGGAGGAACACGGTATTAAACTATGTCTTGGGGAAGAAAATGTGGAGAAATGTTATGTTGAGCAAGACAATGTGGAGAAAGTTTATGTTGAGCAAGACAATGTTGAGAAAGTTGATGATGAGCAAGAAAATGTTGAGAAATTTAATAATGAGCAGGAACATGATGTTGAGCGAGAAAATGTGGAGGAACTTGATGTTGAGCAAGAAAATGTGGAGGAAGTTGATGTTGAGCAGGAAAATGTTGAGAAATTTAATATTGAGCAGGAACATGTGGAGGAAGTTGATGTTGAGCAAGAAAATGTTGAGAAATTTAATATTGAGCAGGAAAATGTGGAGGAACTTGATGTTGAGCAGGAAAATGTGGAGGAACTTGATGTTGAGCAGGAAAATGTTGAGAAATTTAATATTGAGCAGGAAAATGTGGAGGAACTTGATGTTGAGCAGGAACATGTGGAGGAACTTGATGTTGAGCAAGAAAATGTGGAGAAAGTTATAGGTGAAAGGGTGCTAGTTGAGgttgaggatgaggatgaggatgtaATGGATGTCGAAGAATTTAAGGAGGAAGAGCCTACCCAATGGCTTTTGGCTGGGAAGGGAAATTTAAGAGGACCTTGTTTGCAGCGGTGCAATCTTCATGGGGCCGAGGATTTGGGTTGTGGGGATGAGAGAAAAAATTATATGGAgttgggagaagaagaagatgatgatgatgatgaagaagaggaagaggatgatcagGAGGGAGGCTTTGACCTTTCAATGAAGGGTTTTTCTTTGGAGGGGTTGTCTTCAGGAAGTCTTATGCAGGTCATGGAAGGGGGCCATATCCCTCTTGGCTCTGGTATGCCACTGCATGATCATTTGGCCACAGATTTTCCTTCGTCAAGGTGGGACCTAATGCTTCCTGGAAGTTCCTCACTTTCTGGTAATGGTCACAAGAGAGAGTTCAGCCATGAAAATGATAATTCTCATCATGGTCTCGATGGTAATAAGAGGTTGAGGACTGATGGCCCTTGGCATAGTAAGATGCCGGGTGACTTTGACGTGTGTATGGAGCATATACAGCAGTGGATGGGGAAAATGGAGGATATACAACACTGGATGGGGAAAGCTAGGATAATGTATGCGGCAAAAGAACAGGAGTGTGAAGATGCTAAAATGAAGCAGCAGCTTTTACTGGTAGAGTTGCAGAAAAGGGATGAGTTCATCGATCAGTTGCACAAGGCCAGGACCGAAGACCAGCAGAAGAGACAAACTGAGAAGTATAGGTTTGAGCATGAGGTTTATTTGATGCAAAATCTCTTGAATGGCTATAGGAAGGCTTTAAAGGCAACACAAAAGGCATTTGCTGAATATAAAGCACGCAGTCCACAGGCTGATGAGCCACTCTATAGAGATGTTCCTGGTTCTGGGGGTCTTGTTTTAAGCACTCGAGAACTCGAAAAGCTTCGcttaaaacaagaagaagaagagaggatgaGGTGTCTGGTgattgaaacaaaaattaaggACTTTGAAGCTGGGTGGATTAGCAAATTTGAAGCACACCACAAGAGTGTTGAAGTAGTGAGTAATAGGTTGTTGGGTTTGGAGAAGGAAGTGAAACTTCTCAATGAACAGCTTACAAAACAGAGGCTTTCAGAGACACCAGAACACTCCAAATGA
- the LOC112201963 gene encoding glucan endo-1,3-beta-glucosidase translates to MDFSYTTHKNTFMAPILLLLVLLMPALQMTGAQSVGVCYGRNGDNLPTDTEVVDLYKSNGIGRMRIYEPNQATLEALKGSNIELIVTILNNHLQELTDAAAATNWVQQNVQPYAADVKFKYIAVGNEVHPDAAEAKYLLPAIQNIQNAVTAANLQVKVSTAIDTTLTQNFPPSNGAFSDAANSFITPIITFLGNNGSPLLANIYPYFAYVDNPADIKLEYALFTSPGVVVQDGSNGYQNLFDALLDTLYSALEKAGAPNMAIVVSESGWPSAGSDAATTGNAGTYYSNLIKHVKTGTPKRPNGGIETYLFAMFDENLKTGDEVEKHFGLFFPNKQPKYQLTFG, encoded by the exons ATGGATTTTTCCTACACAACACATAAAAATACCTTCATGGCTCCCATATTGCTGCTCCTTGTACTGTTGATGCCTGCTCTACAAATGACAG GTGCACAATCTGTGGGTGTCTGCTATGGACGAAATGGCGACAATTTACCTACTGATACAGAAGTTGTTGATCTGTACAAAAGCAATGGAATTGGAAGGATGAGGATATACGAGCCAAACCAAGCAACCTTGGAGGCCCTTAAAGGTTCTAACATAGAACTCATAGTCACCATCCTCAACAACCACCTTCAAGAGCTCACTGATGCTGCAGCAGCTACAAATTGGGTCCAGCAAAATGTGCAACCTTACGCGGCTGATGTCAAATTCAAGTACATTGCTGTTGGCAATGAAGTACACCCTGATGCTGCAGAGGCAAAATATCTTCTTCCTGCCATACAGAACATTCAGAACGCGGTTACAGCCGCCAATCTACAAGTCAAAGTGTCAACAGCAATAGATACAACTCTTACCCAAAACTTCCCTCCTTCAAATGGGGCATTCAGCGATGCTGCGAATTCATTTATTACCCCAATTATCACCTTCTTAGGCAACAATGGATCACCACTTCTTGCCAATATATACCCCTACTTCGCCTATGTCGATAACCCTGCTGACATAAAACTAGAATATGCCTTGTTCACTTCACCAGGGGTAGTGGTACAAGATGGTAGTAATGGGTACCAGAACCTCTTTGATGCTTTGTTGGATACTCTTTACTCTGCTCTTGAAAAAGCAGGGGCACCCAATATGGCAATAGTTGTATCCGAGAGCGGTTGGCCATCTGCAGGTAGTGATGCTGCAACTACTGGTAATGCAGGAACATACTACAGCAATTTGATCAAGCATGTGAAGACCGGGACTCCGAAGAGGCCTAATGGAGGTATCGAAACTTATCTGTTTGCCATGTTTGATGAAAACCTCAAGACTGGTGACGAAGTTGAGAAACATTTTGGTCTCTTCTTCCCTAACAAACAGCCCAAGTACCAACTCACCTTTGGCTAG